Proteins co-encoded in one Lasioglossum baleicum chromosome 3, iyLasBale1, whole genome shotgun sequence genomic window:
- the LOC143221872 gene encoding mediator of RNA polymerase II transcription subunit 30 isoform X1 → MAGQQHPFPSGFPNVQQSAMRTQFGGGQMVSGLMGPQQGGMVSPQQFGVGVGVGVGVGGVGTNAMGMASTQQVLAQQQQQQQSVVMQQQMQQMQQQQLQLQQQQQAAMAQQNSQSSNQTTIPQTPVPPTQPPPQQQQTKEFNTASLCRFGQETVQDIVSRTLEVFQTLKVLQPPNGIAQGTSLANEKKNKVQEQLRTLKLLFKRLRLIYEKCNESCQLQGMEYTHIESLIPLKEEWDMKSDEKKTSEAYRLACEESKEIMEQVVLKNRHLKEIIDHLRRIISEINTMLNMRRS, encoded by the exons atggcgGGCCAACAACATCCTTTCCCTTCTGGGTTTCCTAATGTACAGCAATCAGCAATGCGAACACAGTTCGGCGGAGGACAAATGGTCTCGGGTTTAATGGGGCCTCAACAAGGTG GTATGGTGAGTCCTCAACAATTTGGTGTTGGCGTGGGAGTAGGAGTTGGTGTAGGTGGTGTAGGTACAAATGCTATGGGTATGGCTAGCACTCAGCAAGTATTAgcacaacaacagcagcaacaacagtcTGTTGTAATGCAGCAACAGATGCAGCAGATGCAACAACAACAATTACAattgcagcagcagcaacaggcTGCCATGGCGCAGCAGAATAGCCAGTCGAGTAATCAAACCACTATTCCACAAACACCTGTACCACCTACGCAGCCACCGCCGCAACAACAGCAAACTAAAGAATTCAATACTGCCAGTTTATGCAGATTTGGACAAGAGACTGTTCAGGATATTGTCAGCCGTACTTTGGAAGTGTTTCAAACCTTAAAAGTCTTGCAACCACCGAATG gAATTGCTCAAGGGACCAGTTTAGCCAATGAGAAGAAGAATAAAGTGCAAGAACAACTAAGAACACTAAAACTGTTGTTCAAACGTTTAAGACTGATTTATGAGAAATGCAATGAGAGCTGCCAATTACAAGGCATGGAGTACACACACATAGAAAGTTTAATTCCTTTGAAGGAAGAATGGGACATGAAGTCTGACGAGAAAAAGACATCGGAGGCTTACAGACTTGCATGTGAAGAAAGCAAAGAAATTATGGAG CAAGTTGTATTAAAGAATAGGCACCTCAAGGAAATCATTGATCATTTACGACGTATCATTtccgaaataaatacaatgttaAATATGCGACGATCTTAA
- the LOC143221872 gene encoding mediator of RNA polymerase II transcription subunit 30 isoform X2 has translation MAGQQHPFPSGFPNVQQSAMRTQFGGGQMVSGLMGPQQGMVSPQQFGVGVGVGVGVGGVGTNAMGMASTQQVLAQQQQQQQSVVMQQQMQQMQQQQLQLQQQQQAAMAQQNSQSSNQTTIPQTPVPPTQPPPQQQQTKEFNTASLCRFGQETVQDIVSRTLEVFQTLKVLQPPNGIAQGTSLANEKKNKVQEQLRTLKLLFKRLRLIYEKCNESCQLQGMEYTHIESLIPLKEEWDMKSDEKKTSEAYRLACEESKEIMEQVVLKNRHLKEIIDHLRRIISEINTMLNMRRS, from the exons atggcgGGCCAACAACATCCTTTCCCTTCTGGGTTTCCTAATGTACAGCAATCAGCAATGCGAACACAGTTCGGCGGAGGACAAATGGTCTCGGGTTTAATGGGGCCTCAACAAG GTATGGTGAGTCCTCAACAATTTGGTGTTGGCGTGGGAGTAGGAGTTGGTGTAGGTGGTGTAGGTACAAATGCTATGGGTATGGCTAGCACTCAGCAAGTATTAgcacaacaacagcagcaacaacagtcTGTTGTAATGCAGCAACAGATGCAGCAGATGCAACAACAACAATTACAattgcagcagcagcaacaggcTGCCATGGCGCAGCAGAATAGCCAGTCGAGTAATCAAACCACTATTCCACAAACACCTGTACCACCTACGCAGCCACCGCCGCAACAACAGCAAACTAAAGAATTCAATACTGCCAGTTTATGCAGATTTGGACAAGAGACTGTTCAGGATATTGTCAGCCGTACTTTGGAAGTGTTTCAAACCTTAAAAGTCTTGCAACCACCGAATG gAATTGCTCAAGGGACCAGTTTAGCCAATGAGAAGAAGAATAAAGTGCAAGAACAACTAAGAACACTAAAACTGTTGTTCAAACGTTTAAGACTGATTTATGAGAAATGCAATGAGAGCTGCCAATTACAAGGCATGGAGTACACACACATAGAAAGTTTAATTCCTTTGAAGGAAGAATGGGACATGAAGTCTGACGAGAAAAAGACATCGGAGGCTTACAGACTTGCATGTGAAGAAAGCAAAGAAATTATGGAG CAAGTTGTATTAAAGAATAGGCACCTCAAGGAAATCATTGATCATTTACGACGTATCATTtccgaaataaatacaatgttaAATATGCGACGATCTTAA